A genomic window from Brassica oleracea var. oleracea cultivar TO1000 chromosome C8, BOL, whole genome shotgun sequence includes:
- the LOC106312646 gene encoding adenylosuccinate synthetase, chloroplastic, whose product MSLSSLSFDTKPRFALGGPFNRRYPQLNHPRSSLSYSAKRQAISASLSVAADSTATESISRIESLSQVSGVLGCQWGDEGKGKLVDILAQHFDIVARCQGGANAGHTIYNSEGKKFALHLVPSGILNEDTTCVIGNGVVVHLPGLFKEIDGLESNGVSCKGRILVSDRAHLLFDFHQEVDGLRESELAKSFIGTTKRGIGPCYSSKVIRNGIRVGDLRHMDTLPQKLDLLLADAAARFPGFKYTPEMLREEVEAYKRYAERLEPYITDTVHFMNDAISNKKKKVLVEGGQATMLDIDFGTYPFVTSSSPSAGGICTGLGIAPRAVGDLIGVVKAYTTRVGSGPFPTENLGTGGDLLRLAGQEFGTTTGRPRRCGWLDLVALKFSCQINGFASLNLTKLDVLSDLNEIQLGVAYKKSDGTRVDSFPGDLCLLEELEVEYETLPGWNSDISSVRNYADLPKAAQQYVERIEELVGVPIHYIGIGPGRDALIYK is encoded by the exons ATGTCTCTCTCTTCTCTCTCCTTCGACACCAAGCCAAGATTCGCCCTCGGAGGCCCATTTAACCGCCGTTATCCTCAACTCAACCACCCTCGAAGCTCCCTTTCATACTCAGCTAAGCGTCAGGCTATCTCAGCATCACTGAGCGTCGCCGCTGATTCAACCGCCACCGAGTCTATATCACGGATTGAATCACTGAGCCAAGTATCGGGTGTGCTAGGTTGCCAGTGGGGTGATGAAGGCAAAGGCAAGCTCGTTGACATCTTAGCTCAGCACTTCGACATCGTTGCTCGTTGTCAG GGTGGAGCTAATGCTGGACACACTATATACAACTCAGAAGGGAAGAAGTTTGCACTTCACCTCGTGCCTTCAGGTATACTCAACGAGGACACTACCTGTGTAATCGGCAACGGAGTTGTGGTTCATCTACCAGGTCTCTTCAAAGAGATCGATGGTCTTGAGTCCAACGGCGTCTCCTGCAAAGGAAGGATCCTGGTCTCAGACCGTGCTCATCTCTTGTTCGACTTCCACCAAGAAGTGGACGGTCTCAGAGAATCCGAGCTCGCAAAATCGTTCATCGGTACGACAAAGAGAGGAATAGGTCCTTGCTACTCAAGTAAAGTGATAAGGAACGGTATCAGAGTTGGTGATCTAAGACACATGGACACTTTGCCTCAGAAGCTTGATCTTTTGCTAGCGGATGCGGCTGCGAGGTTTCCGGGGTTTAAGTACACTCCGGAGATGCTTAGGGAAGAGGTCGAAGCGTATAAGAGGTATGCTGAGAGGTTGGAGCCGTATATAACTGACACGGTTCATTTCATGAATGACGCGATTTCGAATAAGAAGAAGAAGGTTTTGGTTGAAGGTGGTCAGGCTACTATGTTGGACATTGACTTTGGGACTTATCCTTTTGTTACTTCCTCGAGTCCATCGGCTGGTGGGATCTGCACAGGTCTTGGTATCGCTCCGAGAGCTGTTGGTGATCTAATTGGAGTG GTGAAAGCATACACTACGAGAGTTGGTTCAGGACCGTTTCCTACGGAGAATCTGGGCACAGGTGGTGACCTTCTCAGGCTGGCTGGACAGGAGTTTGGCACTACAACTGGTCGTCCTCGTCGGTGTGGCTGGCTCGACCTCGTTGCGCTGAAGTTCTCTTGCCAAATCAATGGTTTTGCATCGCTTAATCTCACTAAGCTCGATGTGCTTTCGGACCTGAACGAGATTCAGCTTGGTGTGGCTTACAAAAAGAGTGATGGCACCCGTGTTGACTCTTTCCCTGGTGATCTTTGTCTTCTTGAAGAACTTGAA GTGGAGTATGAGACCTTGCCTGGATGGAACTCTGACATTTCCTCAGTCAGAAACTACGCTGATCTTCCAAAGGCTGCACAGCAATACGTTGAGAGGATTGAAGAACTTGTGGGTGTGCCTATTCATTACATTGGTATTGGGCCAGGTCGTGATGCCCTTATATATAAATGA
- the LOC106312721 gene encoding uncharacterized protein LOC106312721: MFSNQKWKCTWSQIATLASVIVLVSLVHIFLGPVVPSFDSVSVRQAQSLCGPVNESITQVTKNSSEPVAVVVDFDRRFPADLHGAVVYRNASWKSEIGQWLSSCDAVAKEVDIIEPIGGRKCLNECSGQGVCNHEFGICRCFHGFTGEDCSQKQQLECNYEKTPEMPYGRWVVSICSRHCDTTRAMCFCGEGTKYPNRPAPESCGFQINSPVNPGEPKMTDWSKPDLDILTTNSSKQGWCNVDPEDAYAMKVKIKEECDCKYDCLWGRFCEVPVQCTCVNQCSGHGKCRGGFCQCDKGWFGTDCSIPSTLSSFGEWPQWLRPAHLEVPSDKDVPGNLINLSAVVKKKRPLIYVYDLPPDFNSLLIEGRHFKLECVNRIYDDRNATVWTDYLYGSQMAFYESILATGHRTLNGEEADFFFVPVLDSCIINRADDSPHLSMQNHTGLRSSLTLEFYKRAYEHIVEKYPYWNRSSGRDHIWFFSWDEGACYAPKEIWNSMMLVHWGNTNSKHKNSTTAYWGDNWDEISEERRGDHPCFDPSKDLVVPAWKVPDPLSMRANYWDRPREKRKTLFYFNGNLGPAYEKGRPEDSYSMGIRQKLAEEFGSSPNKEGKLGKQHADDVIVTPSRSDYYHNDIASSIFCGVFPGDGWSGRMEDSILQGCVPVIIQDGIYLPYENMLNYESFAVRVSEDDIPNLINTLRGFNETEIQFRLANVKKLWQRFLFRDSILLEAERQKASFGHEEDWAVQFSKLKHDDVFATFIQTLHYKLHNDPWRREQVVNRTKDYGLPQECLQNTS; this comes from the exons ATGTTTTCTAACCAGAAATGGAAGTGCACATGGTCTCAGATAGCCACCCTTGCCTCTGTCATCGTTCTGGTCTCACTGGTTCATATCTTTCTTGGACCTGTGGTGCCTTCTTTTGATTCCGTTAGTGTAAGGCAAGCTCAGAGTCTTTGTGGACCGGTTAATGAATCAATCACTCAAGTGACTAAGAACTCAAGTGAACCGGTTGCTGTTGTTGTTGACTTTGATCGTCGGTTTCCTGCTGACTTACACGGTGCTGTCGTGTATAGAAATGCCTCATGGAAAAGTGAGATCGGTCAGTGGCTTTCTAGCTGTGATGCAGTTGCTAAAGAAGTTGACATTATTGAA CCAATTGGTGGGAGAAAGTGTCTGAATGAGTGTAGTGGTCAAGGTGTTTGTAACCATGAGTTTGGGATTTGCCGTTGCTTCCATGGATTTACTG GTGAAGACTGTTCACAAAAGCAGCAGTTAGAATGCAACTATGAGAAAACACCTGAGATGCCATATGGTCGATGGGTTGTTTCAATATGTTCTAGACATTGTGATACCACAAGAGCCATGTGCTTCTGTGGAGAAGGAACCAAATATCCAAATCGTCCAGCTCCAGAGTCATGTGGTTTTCAAATCAA CTCGCCTGTGAATCCTGGAGAACCTAAAATGACGGATTGGTCTAAACCAGACTTGGACATTTTAACAACAAACAGTAGCAAACAAGGATGGTGCAATGTGGATCCGGAAGATGCATATGCTATGAAAGTGAAAATCAAAGAGGAATGTGACTGTAAGTATGATTGTCTTTGGGGACGGTTCTGCGAAGTGCCTGTACAATGCACCTGTGTTAATCAGTGCTCTGGACATGGCAAATGCAGAGGAGGTTTCTGCCAG TGTGATAAAGGCTGGTTTGGAACAGATTGTAGTATTCCATCCACTCTATCCTCGTTTGGAGAGTGGCCACAATGGCTTAGACCAGCACATCTCGAAGTTCCAAGTGATAAAGATGTCCCTGGAAACCTCATTAATCTAAGTGCTGTTGTGAAGAAGAAGAGGCCTCTTATATACGTCTATGATCTACCTCCAGACTTCAACAGCTTACTTATTGAG GGTCGGCATTTTAAGCTTGAATGTGTTAATAGGATCTATGATGACAGGAATGCAACAGTGTGGACAGATTATCTATATGGTTCCCAG ATGGCATTCTATGAGAGCATTTTGGCAACCGGTCATCGTACACTGAATGGCGAAGAAGCAGATTTCTTCTTTGTTCCTGTTCTTGATTCATGCATTATAAACCGTGCGGATGATTCACCTCATCTTAGCATGCAG AATCATACTGGGCTAAGAAGCTCACTTACCTTAGAGTTCTACAAAAGAGCTTATGAACACATCGTCGAGAAATATCCATACTGGAACCGCTCATCTGGGAGAGACCATATTTGG TTTTTCTCATGGGATGAAGGTGCTTGCTATGCTCCTAAAGAGATATGGAATAGTATGATGCTAGTTCATTGGGGTAACACAAACTCTAAGCATAAAAATTCAACAACAGCTTATTGGGGTGATAACTGGGATGAGATATCTGAAGAGAGGAGAGGAGATCATCCTTGCTTTGACCCTAGCAAAGATCTTGTGGTTCCTGCTTGGAAAGTTCCTGATCCACTCTCCATGCGTGCTAATTACTGGGATAG GCCACGGGAAAAGAGGAAAACGTTGTTTTACTTCAATGGGAATCTTGGACCTGCTTATGAAAAGGGAAGGCCAGAAGATTC GTACAGCATGGGAATCAGGCAGAAGCTAGCGGAAGAGTTTGGTTCGAGCCCTAACAAAGAAGGGAAGCTCGGGAAGCAGCATGCAGACGATGTCATTGTCACTCCATCGCGTTCTGACTACTATCACAACGACATAGCTTCCTCAATCTTCTGTGGTGTGTTCCCTGGAGATGGATGGAGTGGTCGCATGGAAGATAGTATCTTACAAGGATGCGTCCCAGTCATCATTCAG GATGGAATCTACTTACCTTATGAGAACATGCTCAACTACGAAAGCTTTGCAGTTCGTGTCAGCGAAGATGACATTCCAAATCTCATAAACACTCTCCGA GGATTCAATGAGACAGAGATACAGTTCAGACTGGCTAATGTAAAGAAGCTCTGGCAAAGGTTCTTGTTCCGAGACTCCATCTTGCTTGAAGCAGAAAGACAGAAAGCTAGTTTTGGACATGAAGAAGACTGGGCTGTTCAGTTCTCTAAACTGAAACACGACGATGTCTTTGCTACTTTCATTCAAACTCTGCATTACAAGCTACACAATGATCCATGGAGACGAGAGCAAGTAGTGAACCGGACAAAAGATTACGGTTTGCCTCAAGAGTGTCTCCAAAATACAAGCTGA